In Drosophila subpulchrella strain 33 F10 #4 breed RU33 chromosome 3R, RU_Dsub_v1.1 Primary Assembly, whole genome shotgun sequence, the following are encoded in one genomic region:
- the LOC119545670 gene encoding solute carrier family 52, riboflavin transporter, member 3-A — protein sequence MSRYHKSRGAAGSTNPAGPVYGQISTLDDAAPNPADFARCPSLEAKKSELSLFLNWGSPKKTMDMTSLRNRSWIVDVLAIFFGIGTWLGVNGTFIQLPLLVDEAPEGWSLPSYLSVMVQIGNLGPLLYTAIQKYSPKKLNDGWTIHGVLLVGAFSCLLTAFFYNQTAPVAGTDHSLALFVLTCFTALNACTSSVLFMPYMGRFKEQYMVTYFIGEGLSGLLPSVFALIQGIGESGDCVLVNVTETGQEIYELQKTPPRFDTRVFFLILFALMVLAYVGYALLNSLPVARREYAQVTVSEGNKYVYGEADNQPKAEKLSKGQYTYLLLLIGAISLFSNGMFGSIQSYSSAPYGSQAYHLAATLSVIANPVACFMAMFLHFTSLRIITVLSILAGLLTSYVFTTAAMSPLPPLHDQTIGAILVVTAWTLLVGIVSYTKLGITTVMRAQGGQSLVWVGAITQLGSAIGAVAIFFAINYSDLFQAAESSC from the exons ATGAGCAGGTACCACAAAAGCCGAGGAGCTGCTGGATCCACGAATCCGGCAGGGCCAGTCTACGGCCAGATTTCGACGTTGGACGACGCCGCTCCGAATCCCGCGGATTTCGCCAG ATGCCCTTCGCTTGAAGCCAAGAAAAGTGAGCTGAGCTTGTTCCTCAACTGGGGAAGCCCAAAAAAAACTATGGACATGACCTCGCTGAGAAACCGGAGCTGGATCGTCGACGTGCTGGCCATCTTCTTTGGCATAGGAACCTGGCTAGGCGTGAATGGCACCTTCATCCAACTTCCCCTACTGGTGGACGAGGCTCCAGAGGGTTGGAGTCTACCATCCTATCTCAGCGTTATGGTGCAGATTGGCAACCTCGGCCCGTTGCTCTACACGGCCATCCAGAAGTATTCCCCCAAAAAGCTGAATGACGGGTGGACCATCCACGGAGTGCTCCTGGTGGGAGCCTTCTCCTGCTTGCTGACGGCGTTCTTCTACAACCAAACTGCTCCAGTGGCTGGCACGGATCACAGCTTGGCCCTATTTGTGCTAACCTGTTTCACGGCGTTGAATGCCTGCACAAGCTCGGTGCTCTTTATGCCCTACATGGGTCGCTTCAAGGAGCAGTACATGGTAACCTACTTCATTGGCGAGGGCCTGAGTGGACTTCTGCCCAGCGTGTTCGCTTTAATCCAAGGAATTGGCGAGAGTGGCGACTGTGTCTTGGTCAATGTAACTGAAACTGGACAGGAGATCTACGAACTACAAAAGACACCGCCACGATTCGACACCCGAGTCTTCTTCCTCATCCTTTTCGCGCTGATGGTGCTCGCCTATGTGGGCTATGCACTCCTGAACTCGCTTCCCGTAGCCAGGAGGGAGTACGCCCAGGTGACCGTCAGCGAGGGCAACAAGTACGTGTACGGAGAGGCGGATAACCAGCCCAAGGCGGAAAAACTTAGCAAAGGACAGTACACGTACCTGCTCCTGCTGATCGGAGCCATTTCGCTGTTCAGCAACGGAATGTTTGGCAGCATACAGTCCTACTCCAGTGCCCCGTACGGATCCCAAGCTTATCATCTGGCGGCCACCCTCAGTGTGATTGCCAATCCGGTGGCCTGCTTTATGGCCATGTTCCTGCATTTCACATCCCTGCGGATCATCACAGTGCTCTCTATCCTGGCGGGTCTGCTGACCAGCTATGTTTTCACAACGGCCGCAATGAGTCCTCTGCCACCACTTCACGACCAGACCATTGGTGCCATACTCGTCGTTACAGCCTGGACTTTGCTGGTGGGAATTGTGAGCTACACGAAACTGGGAATCACCACAGTGATGCGGGCGCAGGGCGGACAGTCGCTGGTCTGGGTGGGCGCCATCACGCAACTGGGATCTGCCATTGGAGCGGTGGCCATCTTCTTCGCCATCAACTATTCGGATCTGTTTCAGGCCGCGGAGTCGAGCTGCTGA
- the LOC119563153 gene encoding ferrochelatase, mitochondrial: MFLHNTKLCRLAGSLAGGVRHLSGQKPKTAILMLNMGGPTHTDQVHDYLLRIMTDRDMIQLPVQSRLGPWIAQRRTPEVQKKYKEIGGGSPILKWTELQGQLMCEQLDRISPETGPHKHYVGFRYVNPLTENTLAEIENDKPERIVLFSQYPQYSCATSGSSFNSIFTHYRSNNLPSDVKWSIIDRWGTHPLLIKTFAQRIRDELAKFVETKRNDVVILFTAHSLPLKAVSRGDAYPSEIGASVHMVMQELGQTNPYSLAWQSKVGPLPWLAPATDDAIKGYVKQGLKNFILVPIAFVNEHIETLHELDIEYCDELAKEVGVEEIRRAAAPNDHPLFIDALSNIVADHLKSQQSVNPKFLMRCPMCSNPKCRESKSWYRQLCSN; this comes from the exons ATGTTTTTGCATAACACGAAGCTCTGCAGACTCGCAG GCAGCTTGGCGGGCGGCGTTCGCCACCTGAGCGGCCAGAAGCCGAAGACCGCAATCCTAATGCTCAACATGGGCGGACCGACGCACACGGACCAGGTGCACGACTACCTGCTCCGCATCATGACCGACCGGGACATGATCCAGCTGCCCGTGCAGAGCCGCCTGGGTCCGTGGATTGCCCAGCGCAGGACGCCCGAGGTGCAGAAGAAGTACAAGGAGATCGGCGGGGGCTCCCCGATCCTGAAGTGGACCGAGCTGCAGGGCCAGCTCATGTGCGAGCAACTGGACAGGATTTCCCCGGAGACGGGTCCCCACAAGCACTACGTGGGCTTCCGCTACGTCAATCCGCTCACCGAGAACACGCTGGCCGAGATCGAAAA CGACAAACCAGAGCGCATTGTCCTCTTCTCGCAGTATCCACAGTACAGCTgcgcaacctccggatccagCTTCAACTCCATATTCACCCACTACCGCAGCAA TAACCTGCCCTCGGACGTCAAGTGGAGCATCATCGACCGGTGGGGCACCCATCCTCTCCTTATCAAGACTTTTGCCCAGCGAATTCGCGATGAACTGGCCAAGTTCGTGGAGACAAAGCGAAACGATGTGGTCATCCTCTTTACCGCCCACTCTCTCCCACTGAAGGCTGTGAGCCGTGGCGATGCCTATCCCTCTGAGATCGGGGCTAGCGTGCACATGGTGATGCAGGAACTGGGCCAGACGAATCCCTACAGTCTGGCATGGCAATCCAAGGTGGGCCCGTTGCCCTGGCTGGCCCCCGCCACAGATGATGCCATCAAG GGCTATGTCAAGCAAGGCCTCAAGAACTTCATCCTGGTGCCCATTGCCTTCGTGAACGAGCACATCGAGACGCTGCACGAGCTGGACATCGAGTACTGCGACGAACTGGCCAAGGAGGTGGGCGTGGAAGAGATCAGGCGGGCGGCGGCCCCCAACGACCACCCGCTGTTCATCGACGCCCTGAGCAACATTGTGGCAGACCACCTGAAGTCACAGCAGTCGGTCAATCCCAAGTTCCTCATGCGCTGCCCCATGTGCTCCAATCCAAAGTGCAGGGAGAGCAAAAGCTGGTACCGACAGCTCTGCTCAAACTAG
- the LOC119545671 gene encoding uncharacterized protein LOC119545671: MADNNTMSETEEMIPVFLENVDEKEQVRRISAYLQNLRDRLREGIQQHQMVVQSSLQLLKEVGDVNNMMQLARSGHQPQATKIRRLIMGFETANAANAPQIPTVAGISLPSDLSEIHGLLVEFEHLNESQVLRESLLSFKRARESLEKVLGFLEKIGNESPRPSPQGSQLFGSPSASRSLREKIEAFNKVLEAAPEKLGDTCRHFTECFCSCCSLEESHESGGQKPLPVASKTNSGYEGDIDSEVEQADKFTSTEAVL, translated from the exons ATGGCCGACAATAATACGATGTCAGAGACCGAGGAAATGATTCCTG TTTTTCTGGAGAATGTAGATGAAAAGGAGCAGGTGCGTCGGATAAGTGCCTACCTCCAAAACCTGCGAGATCGATTGCGAGAGGGCATCCAACAGCACCAGATGGTCGTTCAGTCTTCGTTGCAACTACTTAAGGAGGTGGGCGACGTGAACAACATGATGCAGTTGGCGAGGAGTGGCCACCAGCCCCAGGCCACCAAGATCCGGCGCCTGATCATGGGTTTCGAAACGGCTAATGCGGCGAACGCCCCGCAAATCCCCACTGTGGCAGGTATAAGTTTGCCCTCGGATTTGTCCGAGATTCATGGACTTTTAGTGGAGTTCGAGCACCTCAATGAGAGCCAAGTTTTGCGGGAGAGCCTACTCAGCTTCAAACGTGCCCGGGAATCGCTGGAGAAGGTTCTCGGCTTTCTAGAGAAGATTGGCAACGAATCTCCAAGGCCATCTCCTCAAGGAAGCCAGCTGTTTGGGAGTCCAAGTGCCAGTCGCAGCCTCCGCGAGAAGATCGAGGCCTTCAACAAGGTCTTGGAGGCGGCTCCCGAGAAGTTGGGCGACACCTGCCGTCACTTCACAGAGTGCTTCTGCAGCTGCTGCAGCTTAGAAGAGTCCCACGAATCTGGAGGACAAAAACCCCTCCCTGTCGCCTCGAAAACCAATTCGGGATACGAAGGTGACATCGACAGCGAGGTGGAGCAGGCGGATAAGTTCACCTCCACGGAGGCCGTTCTCTAA